A single window of Engraulis encrasicolus isolate BLACKSEA-1 chromosome 20, IST_EnEncr_1.0, whole genome shotgun sequence DNA harbors:
- the LOC134436650 gene encoding calaxin-like: MAEMSAMNRKLIQKLADTLSKQVKHFNKTETECLIRLFNGLLGDHTERRVGNGLDRGKFRNILHKTFGMTDDMIMDRVFRAFDKDNDSYVSVKEWIEGLSVFLRGTLDEKIKYCFDVYDLNGDSYISREEMFHMLKNSLIRQPTEEDPDEGIKDLVEITLKKMDHDHDGRLSYADFEKAVREENLLLEAFGTCLPDAKSILAFEQHAFQEPLER, translated from the exons ATGGCTGAAATGTCTGCCATGAACCGAAAATTAATCCAGAAACTCGCTGACACTCTGTCCAAGCAAGTGAAACACT TTAACAAGACTGAGACAGAATGCTTGATCCGGCTATTCAATGGCCTGTTGGGGGACCACACTGAGAGGCGGGTGGGGAATGGGCTGGATCGAGGCAAATTCCGAAACATTCTTCACAAAACCTTTGGCATGACTGATGATATGATAATGGACAGAG TGTTCCGGGCATTTGACAAGGACAACGACAGTTATGTCAGTGTCAAGGAGTGGATTGAAGGGTTGTCTGTCTTTCTACGGGGCACTCTGGATGAGAAAATAAAAT ATTGTTTTGATGTGTATGATCTTAACGGGGACAGCTACATTTCCCGAGAGGAGATGTTCCACATGCTGAAGAACAGCTTAATCAGGCAACCGACAGAGGAAGACCCTGACGAGGGAATCAAGGACCTTGTTGAGATCACTCTGAAGAAAATG GACCATGACCACGATGGGAGGCTTTCCTATGCCGATTTTGAAAAAGCAGTGAGAGAAGAGAACCTGCTTCTGGAAGCTTTTGGAACCTGTCTCCCAGACGCTAAG AGTATACTGGCATTTGAGCAGCATGCCTTCCAGGAACCTCTTGAACGATGA
- the LOC134436649 gene encoding RNA-binding protein 48-like, which produces MATSTQASAWDGPKVYKHHEQRPVCHTRPKYRDGRRPKAVKVYTINLESRYLLVQGVPAIGVMQELVQLLALYGAIEEYRVLDEYPAEEFTEVYLFKFQKLTSARAAKRKEDEKSFFGGLLHVCYAPEYETVEDTRQKLQDRRRYVNRVALSKQKESDLKTEGSEPLASTPGRADSSGRCEEERRPQNVTKDSHHASTANSYQGFPLLPLPLPPPLEKPFCQPPYSGHLLQGRPLLPTEDKMGSLHHYIDTSKDPKPHTATTTSAATTTTIQQSRPPTTNSRPTKGPSSHERFLPRTAHLDQRKRKAEETVSRSLMGSSDEPELFIGPKLPEIPKTDLEDASLNITANIIRNTMSKIASVPELQPPEKKVVTAKPRRRI; this is translated from the exons ATGGCGACCTCCACACAGGCTTCGGCTTGGGACGGTCCAAAAGTCTATAAACATCATGAACAGCGACCTGTTTGCCACACAAGACCAAAGTATAGAGATGGAAGAAGACCTAAAGCTGTCAAG GTATACACTATCAATCTTGAATCCCGGTACTTACTGGTGCAAGGGGTCCCAGCGATAGGTGTCATGCAAGAGTTGGTGCAGCTCCTCGCGCTGTATGGAGCTATTGAAGAATACCGTGTGCTTGATGAATATCCAGCAGAGGAGTTCACTGAAGTATACCTCTTCAAGTTTCAAAAGTTGACAAGCGCAAG GGCTGCGAAACGAAAAGAAGACGAGAAGAGCTTTTTTGGAGGACTTTTGCACGTTTGCTATGCCCCTGAATATGAGACGGTGGAGGACACCAGGCAGAAATTGCAAGACAGAAGGAGATACGTGAACAGAGTGGCCCTCAGCAAAC AAAAGGAATCTGATCTGAAGACAGAAGGAAGTGAACCACTTGCTTCTACACCAGGGAGGGCTGATTCATCAGGCAggtgtgaagaagagaggaggcctCAGAATGTTACGAAAGATAGTCACCATGCGAGCACCGCGAACAGTTACCAGGGATTCCCTCtgcttccacttcctcttcctcctcctctagaGAAACCCTTTTGCCAACCGCCATACTCTGGTCACCTGCTACAGGGAAGGCCACTTCTTCCCACTGAGGACAAAATGGGTTCTTTGCACCACTACATTGACACCAGCAAAGACCCCAAGCCccacaccgccaccaccaccagcgccgccaccaccaccacgattCAACAAAGCAGACCACCAACAACCAACAGCAGGCCCACCAAGGGCCCATCTTCACATGAACGTTTTTTACCAAGAACTGCTCACTTAGACCAACGGAAGCGTAAAGCGGAGGAGACGGTCAGCCGGTCACTGATGGGTAGCAGTGATGAGCCTGAACTGTTCATTGGACCCAAGTTACCGGAAATTCCAAAGACGGACTTGGAGGATGCGTCTTTAAACATTACAGCCAACATAATAAGGAACACGATGTCAAAG atTGCCTCTGTTCCAGAATTGCAGCCTCCAGAGAAGAAAGTGGTCACTGCTAAGCCCAGGCGAAGAATCTGA